In Phreatobacter stygius, a genomic segment contains:
- a CDS encoding 3-deoxy-D-manno-octulosonic acid transferase: MARKAAPEPAMAEWQRYRTTALLRNYARATALLGPAADLLARRRLRQGKEDPLRVQERRGEATVARPAGRLVWLHGASVGEFLSIVPLVQRLQARGVTVLVTTVTLTAAALAAKRLPPGAIHQFMPWDVPSFVDRFLNHWRPDLAIFAESELWPNLIMRTTGRGTPLIQVNGRMSERSFKGWMRVPRSIGSLLSRFELCLMQTVDDARRVEALGAPRVSTTGNLKFDVPAPEVEPGAAAALTKAIGSRPVFLAASTHEGEDEIVLQAHRLMAPRLPNLLTIIAPRHPGRGADIAALAEDNGLVAAQRSAGALPDIRTAVYVADTLGEMGLFYRAAPVAFLGGSLIRHGGQNPIEPAKLGAAIVHGPHVFNFAAVYAALTEKAAVQEVGTAEALAAAVTMLLTDPVGRTAQREAASETVAGLGGALERTLAAIEPYFLALAMRNAS; encoded by the coding sequence ATGGCTCGCAAAGCCGCGCCGGAGCCGGCAATGGCTGAATGGCAGCGCTACCGCACCACAGCCCTGTTGCGCAATTACGCCCGCGCGACCGCTTTGCTCGGGCCGGCGGCCGACCTGCTGGCCCGCCGCCGTCTTCGCCAGGGCAAGGAAGATCCGCTGCGCGTGCAGGAACGTCGCGGCGAGGCGACGGTCGCCCGGCCGGCCGGCCGGCTGGTCTGGCTGCACGGCGCCAGCGTCGGCGAGTTTCTGTCGATCGTGCCGCTGGTCCAGCGTCTGCAGGCGCGCGGCGTCACGGTGCTGGTCACCACGGTGACGTTGACCGCCGCGGCGCTTGCCGCCAAACGTCTGCCCCCGGGCGCCATCCACCAGTTCATGCCCTGGGATGTGCCGTCCTTCGTCGACCGTTTCCTCAACCATTGGCGCCCGGATCTGGCGATCTTCGCCGAATCCGAACTCTGGCCGAACCTGATCATGCGGACCACCGGTCGCGGCACGCCGCTGATCCAGGTCAATGGACGGATGTCGGAACGATCGTTCAAGGGCTGGATGCGGGTGCCCCGCTCGATCGGCTCGCTGCTGTCGCGCTTCGAGCTTTGCCTGATGCAGACGGTCGACGATGCCCGCCGCGTCGAAGCACTTGGCGCGCCGCGCGTATCGACCACCGGCAATCTGAAATTTGATGTGCCGGCCCCTGAGGTCGAGCCGGGCGCCGCTGCGGCCTTGACCAAGGCCATCGGCAGCCGGCCGGTCTTCCTGGCCGCCTCGACCCATGAGGGCGAAGACGAGATCGTGCTGCAGGCGCATCGGCTGATGGCGCCGCGGCTGCCCAACCTGCTCACCATCATCGCGCCGCGTCACCCGGGGCGCGGCGCCGATATCGCAGCGCTCGCCGAGGACAACGGGCTGGTTGCGGCCCAGCGCTCGGCCGGCGCGCTTCCCGATATCAGGACCGCCGTCTACGTCGCCGACACGCTCGGCGAGATGGGCCTGTTCTACCGCGCGGCGCCGGTCGCCTTTCTCGGCGGCTCGTTGATCCGTCACGGCGGCCAGAACCCGATCGAGCCGGCCAAGCTCGGCGCGGCCATCGTGCACGGGCCGCATGTGTTCAATTTCGCCGCCGTCTATGCCGCGCTGACCGAGAAGGCCGCGGTCCAGGAGGTCGGCACGGCCGAGGCTCTGGCCGCCGCGGTCACCATGCTGCTGACCGATCCCGTCGGACGCACCGCCCAGCGGGAGGCCGCAAGCGAGACGGTCGCCGGGCTCGGCGGCGCCCTGGAGCGCACGCTCGCCGCGATCGAACCCTATTTCCTGGCGCTCGCCATGCGCAATGCATCATGA
- the lpxK gene encoding tetraacyldisaccharide 4'-kinase — MKAPGFWSDPASLAGHLLSPLGAIVGMVTLRRMARPGARAALPVICIGNPTVGGSGKSPATLMVAARLAAMGHRPAILTRGYGGALAGPLAVDPAHQDASEVGDEALVHARSFPTIVARDRVAGAAFAARHGATIVVMDDGFQNPSLIKDLTLLTVDAAAGLGNGRVMPAGPLRAPFAPQIARAGALLVVGSGAAGDRLAAEVAGRGSVVVRARLVPEPGIAAWLDGRDVLAFCGIGRPAKFVETLGEAGARNAVLRPFPDHHLYGDADARRLLDEASRTGLPLVTTEKDAVKLRGSAALEALGSAATVIPVRLTPDDPAGLDRLLQPFSPSEP; from the coding sequence GTGAAGGCCCCGGGCTTCTGGTCCGATCCGGCGAGCCTCGCCGGCCACCTTCTCTCGCCGCTGGGTGCAATCGTCGGCATGGTGACGCTCAGGCGCATGGCGAGGCCCGGCGCGCGCGCCGCCCTGCCGGTCATCTGCATCGGCAATCCGACGGTCGGCGGCTCGGGCAAGAGCCCCGCGACGCTCATGGTCGCGGCCCGGCTTGCGGCGATGGGCCATCGGCCGGCCATTCTCACCCGCGGTTATGGCGGCGCGCTGGCCGGCCCGCTCGCCGTCGATCCCGCGCACCAAGACGCCAGCGAGGTGGGCGACGAGGCGCTGGTCCATGCGCGAAGCTTTCCGACCATCGTGGCGCGCGACCGGGTGGCCGGTGCCGCATTCGCCGCGCGCCACGGCGCAACCATCGTGGTGATGGATGACGGCTTTCAGAATCCGTCGCTGATCAAGGACTTGACGCTGCTGACGGTCGACGCCGCCGCCGGGCTCGGCAATGGCCGGGTCATGCCGGCAGGCCCGCTCCGGGCGCCATTCGCACCGCAGATCGCCCGGGCCGGGGCGCTCCTGGTCGTTGGTTCAGGTGCGGCCGGTGACAGGCTCGCGGCCGAGGTTGCCGGACGCGGCAGCGTCGTGGTCAGGGCGCGCCTGGTTCCGGAACCGGGCATCGCGGCATGGCTCGACGGGCGCGACGTGCTGGCCTTCTGCGGCATCGGCCGGCCGGCGAAATTTGTCGAAACCCTGGGGGAAGCGGGGGCCCGCAATGCCGTGCTTCGGCCGTTTCCGGATCATCACCTTTACGGTGATGCGGATGCCCGGCGGCTTCTCGACGAAGCGTCGCGCACCGGTCTGCCCTTGGTCACGACCGAGAAGGACGCCGTCAAATTGCGTGGCTCGGCGGCGCTGGAAGCGCTTGGCTCCGCGGCCACCGTCATCCCGGTCCGGTTGACGCCGGACGATCCGGCCGGGCTCGACCGGTTGCTTCAGCCGTTCAGCCCGTCAGAGCCTTAG
- a CDS encoding DUF2093 domain-containing protein, producing MLNRLTPGRPADGEAELRYLDGDYRIVKPGAFVRCGVTGQAIVLDDLKYWSVQFQEAYASPEAVLARLHPARSKALTG from the coding sequence ATGCTCAATCGCCTGACCCCGGGCCGTCCAGCCGATGGCGAAGCCGAGCTTCGCTACCTCGACGGCGACTATCGGATCGTCAAGCCCGGCGCCTTCGTGCGCTGCGGCGTGACCGGCCAGGCGATCGTGCTCGACGACCTGAAATATTGGAGCGTGCAGTTCCAGGAAGCCTATGCGAGCCCGGAGGCCGTGCTCGCCAGGCTGCATCCGGCGCGGTCTAAGGCTCTGACGGGCTGA
- the lspA gene encoding signal peptidase II, whose product MTASPYLRLGLMAVIATLAVDQAFKVFMLQVVDIEARQSITVAPVLDLVMAWNYGVSFGLFQQESQWGQWALIAFKAGAVAVIAWWLYRAESWLTALSLGLIAGGALGNGLDRLFYGAVADFFAFHITTATWQFRWYIFNLADVAIVAGVGLLLYESLIGGRPHASKSA is encoded by the coding sequence GTGACCGCATCGCCCTATCTCCGGCTCGGCCTCATGGCCGTCATCGCGACCCTTGCCGTCGACCAGGCCTTCAAGGTCTTCATGCTGCAGGTCGTCGATATCGAGGCACGCCAATCGATCACCGTCGCGCCGGTGCTCGATCTGGTCATGGCCTGGAACTACGGCGTGTCGTTCGGGCTGTTCCAGCAGGAAAGCCAATGGGGCCAATGGGCGCTGATCGCCTTCAAGGCCGGCGCCGTGGCGGTGATCGCCTGGTGGCTCTACCGTGCCGAAAGCTGGTTGACCGCGCTGTCGCTCGGCCTGATCGCCGGCGGCGCGCTCGGCAATGGCCTCGACCGGCTGTTCTATGGCGCGGTGGCCGATTTCTTCGCCTTTCATATCACCACGGCGACCTGGCAGTTCCGCTGGTACATCTTCAACCTCGCCGATGTCGCCATCGTTGCGGGGGTTGGCCTGCTTCTGTATGAGTCGCTCATCGGCGGCCGGCCGCATGCCTCGAAATCGGCATGA
- a CDS encoding histidine phosphatase family protein yields the protein MTPIIYFVRHGETDWNAEGRLQGQRDIPLNDLGRVQAEEVAGVLTRLNGRFEDLAYWASPLSRARETMELMRIRLGLAAKAYRTDDRLKEIAFGDWEGFTWSQVEQANPELAAARIADKWHVTPPSGENYEVVATRLHQFLGLVERDSVVVAHGGVGRALMALAGGLAKPAAAETYVRQGVIYVFEAGGFRVEEP from the coding sequence ATGACGCCCATCATCTATTTCGTTCGCCACGGCGAGACCGATTGGAATGCCGAAGGGCGCCTGCAGGGCCAGCGCGACATTCCCCTGAACGATCTCGGCCGCGTGCAGGCCGAAGAGGTCGCCGGCGTGCTGACCAGGCTCAATGGCCGCTTCGAAGATCTGGCCTATTGGGCAAGCCCGCTGTCGCGGGCCCGCGAAACCATGGAGCTGATGCGCATCCGGCTCGGCCTCGCGGCTAAGGCCTATCGCACCGATGATCGGTTGAAGGAGATTGCCTTCGGCGATTGGGAGGGGTTCACCTGGAGCCAGGTGGAACAGGCAAACCCTGAGCTTGCCGCCGCGCGGATCGCCGACAAATGGCATGTCACACCGCCGTCGGGCGAGAACTACGAGGTGGTCGCCACCCGCCTGCACCAGTTCCTCGGGCTCGTCGAGCGCGACAGCGTGGTGGTGGCTCATGGCGGCGTCGGCCGTGCCCTGATGGCGCTCGCCGGCGGCCTGGCCAAGCCGGCGGCGGCCGAAACCTATGTCCGACAAGGCGTCATCTATGTCTTCGAGGCCGGCGGCTTCCGGGTCGAGGAGCCATGA
- a CDS encoding DUF721 domain-containing protein, with product MNTQTFRRRGPRPLADLVAAQIAETLQKAGFAATEVVTRWDEIVGDDLARRCSPIKIAWPKRTQATAEPEPGTLHVRVEAPFALEVQHMTPVVIERVNAFFGWRCVAAMRLTQVPMALKKKPAAPKPPPADERRLAAALAGFDDDGLRQAVERFGRAVGRKTGMR from the coding sequence ATGAACACACAGACGTTCCGCCGCAGGGGGCCCCGTCCGCTTGCCGACCTGGTCGCCGCCCAGATCGCCGAAACCCTGCAGAAGGCCGGTTTCGCGGCGACCGAAGTGGTCACCCGCTGGGATGAAATCGTCGGGGACGATCTTGCCAGGCGCTGTTCGCCGATCAAGATCGCCTGGCCCAAGCGAACCCAGGCGACCGCCGAACCGGAGCCGGGCACCCTGCATGTCCGGGTCGAGGCACCCTTCGCGCTCGAGGTCCAGCACATGACCCCGGTGGTCATCGAGCGGGTCAATGCCTTTTTCGGCTGGCGCTGCGTCGCGGCGATGCGGCTGACCCAGGTGCCGATGGCGCTGAAGAAGAAACCCGCCGCGCCGAAGCCGCCGCCGGCGGACGAGCGGCGGCTCGCCGCGGCGCTCGCCGGTTTCGACGACGATGGCCTGCGCCAGGCGGTCGAGCGCTTCGGCCGCGCGGTCGGCCGCAAGACCGGCATGCGGTGA
- the mutY gene encoding A/G-specific adenine glycosylase: MASRPVTSTTLTRPKQRREADASRHHAAALLAWYDRHRRRLAWRALPGAAVDPYRVWLSEIMLQQTTVKAVGPYFARFTERWPTVEALARSPVEEVMKTWAGLGYYSRARNLHACALAVAERHGGRFPSDVEGLRGLPGIGDYTASAIAAIAFDRPAAVVDGNVERVVTRLDAIETELPAAKPAIKARVAELLDSTRPGDFAQAMMDLGATICTPKRPACSLCPWQASCAARKAGTQETYPRKAPKTTGRLRRGAAFVVVRADRHLLVRTRPPKGLLGGMTEIPGSVWSADFAVAAARAEAPMPLAFTRLPGSVSHVFTHFPLELAVFHASAPAGAPAPAGMRWITLDEIAGEAFPTVMRKVIAHAL; the protein is encoded by the coding sequence ATGGCGAGTCGACCGGTGACATCAACGACTTTAACACGGCCGAAGCAGCGGCGTGAGGCCGATGCGTCGCGCCACCACGCCGCCGCGCTGCTGGCCTGGTACGACCGGCACCGCCGCCGGCTGGCCTGGCGCGCCCTGCCCGGCGCCGCGGTCGATCCCTATCGGGTCTGGCTGTCGGAAATCATGCTGCAGCAGACGACCGTCAAGGCCGTCGGTCCCTATTTCGCCCGCTTCACCGAGCGTTGGCCAACCGTCGAAGCGCTGGCGCGAAGTCCGGTCGAGGAGGTCATGAAGACCTGGGCGGGGCTTGGTTATTATTCCCGCGCCCGCAACCTGCATGCCTGCGCCCTGGCGGTCGCCGAACGCCATGGCGGCCGCTTTCCGTCCGACGTCGAGGGCCTTCGCGGCCTGCCCGGCATTGGCGACTATACCGCCTCCGCCATTGCCGCCATTGCCTTCGATCGGCCCGCGGCGGTGGTCGACGGCAATGTCGAGCGGGTGGTGACCCGGCTCGATGCCATCGAGACGGAACTGCCCGCGGCCAAGCCGGCGATCAAGGCCCGTGTCGCCGAACTGCTCGATTCCACCCGCCCGGGCGATTTCGCGCAAGCCATGATGGATCTCGGCGCAACCATCTGCACACCCAAGCGGCCGGCCTGTTCGCTGTGTCCCTGGCAGGCGTCCTGTGCCGCCCGCAAGGCCGGGACCCAGGAGACCTATCCGCGCAAAGCACCAAAAACCACCGGCAGGCTCAGGCGCGGCGCGGCTTTCGTCGTGGTCCGCGCCGATCGCCATTTGCTGGTCAGGACCCGCCCGCCCAAGGGGTTGCTCGGCGGCATGACCGAAATCCCAGGTAGCGTCTGGAGCGCCGATTTCGCCGTCGCGGCGGCCAGGGCGGAAGCGCCGATGCCGCTGGCCTTCACCCGGCTGCCGGGCTCGGTCAGCCATGTCTTCACCCATTTCCCGCTCGAGCTCGCGGTGTTCCATGCCTCGGCGCCGGCCGGCGCGCCGGCGCCGGCCGGCATGCGCTGGATCACCCTCGACGAGATTGCCGGCGAGGCCTTTCCGACCGTCATGCGCAAGGTGATCGCCCACGCGCTCTGA
- a CDS encoding LysE family translocator — translation MDLSGFLLFCGVYAMATFSPGPAVAAVVARVLGTGLRRTAPFIWGIVAGDLVWFALVVLGLAALAQNFHALFLVIKYAGAAYLLYLAYKLWTAPAEAPEAAEQARGEGFRLFLGGLALTMGNAKVMVFFVSILPLVVDLAAISPLMAVELSAVMMLILSVAMWTYALAAARARRFIASPRAMKLVNRGTGAVMAGAALAVAARG, via the coding sequence ATGGATCTCTCAGGCTTTCTGTTGTTTTGCGGCGTCTATGCCATGGCGACCTTTTCGCCGGGGCCGGCGGTCGCCGCGGTCGTCGCGCGGGTGCTGGGCACCGGCTTGCGGCGGACCGCGCCGTTCATCTGGGGCATTGTCGCCGGCGACCTCGTCTGGTTCGCGCTCGTCGTCCTTGGGCTTGCGGCACTGGCGCAGAATTTCCACGCGCTGTTCCTGGTCATCAAATATGCCGGCGCGGCTTACCTGCTCTATCTCGCCTACAAGCTGTGGACCGCCCCGGCCGAGGCGCCCGAGGCCGCCGAACAGGCCCGCGGTGAAGGCTTCAGGCTGTTTCTCGGCGGCCTGGCGCTGACCATGGGCAATGCCAAGGTCATGGTGTTCTTCGTCTCGATCCTGCCGCTGGTGGTCGATCTCGCGGCGATCAGCCCGCTGATGGCGGTCGAGCTCTCGGCGGTGATGATGCTGATCCTGTCGGTGGCGATGTGGACCTATGCGCTCGCCGCTGCCCGCGCCCGCCGGTTCATCGCGAGCCCCAGGGCGATGAAGCTGGTCAATCGCGGCACCGGCGCGGTGATGGCGGGCGCCGCCCTGGCGGTTGCCGCCCGCGGCTGA
- the pcaG gene encoding protocatechuate 3,4-dioxygenase subunit alpha, with translation MSTDRPDGISPSQTVGPFFHYGLTPGSAYPKVPVTVDGQVAAQGTPGERIVVTGRVFDGEGTPVPDAMIEIWQADAEGRYAHPADGRARASNSFMGFGRSDTLADGTYRFETIKPGRTPGLNGGEQAPHLLVAVFGRGMLKHLYTRIYFDGEPSNATDAILNLVPSDRRQTLIARREGSTYRLDIRLQGDGETVFFEI, from the coding sequence ATGAGCACTGACCGGCCGGACGGCATCTCACCCTCGCAGACGGTCGGGCCGTTCTTCCATTATGGCCTGACGCCCGGCAGCGCCTATCCAAAGGTGCCCGTCACGGTCGACGGCCAGGTCGCGGCGCAGGGCACGCCGGGCGAACGGATCGTCGTCACCGGCCGCGTTTTCGACGGCGAAGGCACGCCGGTGCCGGATGCCATGATCGAGATCTGGCAGGCCGACGCCGAGGGCCGCTACGCCCATCCGGCCGATGGCCGGGCGCGCGCCAGCAACAGTTTCATGGGTTTCGGACGGTCCGACACGCTGGCCGACGGCACCTATCGGTTCGAGACGATCAAGCCCGGCCGCACGCCCGGCCTGAACGGCGGCGAACAGGCGCCGCACTTGCTTGTGGCGGTGTTCGGCCGCGGCATGCTGAAGCACCTCTATACCCGGATCTATTTCGACGGCGAGCCGTCGAACGCGACCGACGCGATCCTCAACCTGGTGCCGTCCGACCGGCGCCAGACCTTGATCGCCAGGCGCGAAGGCTCGACCTACCGGCTCGACATCCGCCTGCAGGGCGACGGCGAGACGGTGTTCTTCGAAATCTGA
- the pcaH gene encoding protocatechuate 3,4-dioxygenase subunit beta, producing the protein MTLEFPRKSTLAHPPSLHPSYTSTVLRAPKKPLIIVPHTLSELTGPVYGHDKVTETDSDLTRQHDGEPQGERIIVTGRVLDEDGRPVPNALVELWQANAAGRYVHSRDQHPAPLDPNFTGAGRYVTGEDGRYRFTTVKPGAYPWRNHHNAWRPAHIHFSVFGPSFLSRLVTQMYFPGDPLFPFDPIFNGIHDAKARERLISRFDLDTTVPEWALGYQFDIVLRGREATPMEEPHEH; encoded by the coding sequence ATGACGTTGGAATTTCCACGCAAGTCGACGCTGGCGCATCCGCCGAGCCTGCATCCGAGCTATACCAGCACGGTTTTGCGCGCGCCGAAGAAGCCGTTGATCATCGTGCCGCATACGCTGTCCGAGCTGACCGGCCCGGTCTATGGCCACGACAAGGTCACCGAGACCGACAGCGACCTGACCCGCCAGCATGACGGTGAGCCGCAAGGCGAACGCATCATCGTCACCGGCCGGGTGCTCGACGAGGACGGCCGGCCGGTGCCGAACGCCCTGGTCGAGCTCTGGCAGGCCAATGCGGCCGGCCGTTATGTCCATAGCCGCGACCAGCATCCGGCGCCGCTCGATCCGAACTTCACCGGCGCCGGCCGTTATGTCACCGGCGAGGACGGCCGCTACCGCTTCACCACGGTGAAGCCCGGGGCCTATCCGTGGCGCAACCACCACAATGCCTGGCGGCCGGCCCATATCCATTTCTCGGTGTTCGGCCCGTCCTTCCTGTCGCGGCTGGTCACCCAGATGTATTTCCCCGGCGACCCGCTGTTTCCGTTCGATCCGATCTTCAACGGCATTCACGATGCGAAGGCCCGCGAACGGCTGATTTCCCGCTTCGACCTCGACACCACCGTGCCGGAATGGGCGCTGGGTTATCAGTTCGACATCGTCCTGCGCGGCCGTGAGGCCACTCCGATGGAAGAGCCCCATGAGCACTGA
- the pcaF gene encoding 3-oxoadipyl-CoA thiolase, giving the protein MADVFICDAVRTPIGRYGGALAKVRADDLAAVPLKALIARHPAIREAIDEVIFGCANQAGEDNRNVARMATLLSGLPDTTPALTVNRLCASGLDAVGAAARAVKAGDIDLAIAGGVESMTRAPFVMGKSAEPFQRTSEIFDTTIGWRFINPLMKAQYGVDSMPETGENVAEEFQVSREAQDAFALRSQHRAGRAIASGYFAEEIVPVEIAGGKAGPVIVDKDEHPRPETTAEGLAKLKAFVRQPGTVTAGNASGVNDGAAAMIIASAAAVRKYGLTPRARILGLASAGVPPRIMGIGPIPAVKKLVERLGIKVSDFDVIELNEAFASQGIAVLRGIGVPEDADHVNPNGGAIALGHPLGMSGARIAATAVHQLEKTGGRYGLATMCVGVGQGVALAVERVS; this is encoded by the coding sequence ATGGCCGATGTCTTCATCTGCGACGCCGTGCGCACCCCGATCGGCCGCTACGGCGGCGCGCTGGCCAAGGTCCGCGCCGATGACCTCGCGGCGGTGCCGCTGAAGGCGCTGATTGCCCGGCACCCGGCGATCCGGGAGGCCATCGACGAGGTGATCTTCGGCTGCGCCAACCAGGCCGGCGAGGACAACCGCAATGTCGCGCGCATGGCGACGCTGCTGTCGGGCCTGCCCGACACGACCCCGGCACTGACCGTCAACCGGCTCTGTGCCTCCGGTCTCGACGCGGTCGGCGCGGCTGCCCGGGCGGTCAAGGCCGGCGACATCGACCTCGCCATTGCCGGCGGCGTCGAGAGCATGACGCGCGCGCCCTTCGTCATGGGCAAATCGGCCGAGCCGTTCCAGCGCACCTCGGAGATTTTCGACACGACGATCGGCTGGCGCTTCATCAACCCCCTGATGAAGGCGCAATATGGCGTCGATTCCATGCCGGAGACCGGCGAGAACGTCGCCGAGGAGTTCCAGGTGTCACGCGAGGCGCAGGATGCCTTCGCGCTGCGCTCCCAGCACCGCGCCGGCCGGGCGATCGCATCCGGCTATTTCGCCGAAGAGATCGTGCCGGTCGAGATCGCCGGCGGCAAGGCCGGCCCCGTCATCGTCGACAAGGACGAACATCCGCGCCCCGAGACGACGGCCGAGGGCCTGGCCAAGCTGAAGGCCTTCGTGCGCCAGCCGGGCACGGTGACCGCCGGCAACGCCTCCGGGGTCAATGACGGCGCGGCCGCGATGATCATCGCCTCGGCAGCGGCGGTCCGGAAATACGGCCTGACGCCGCGCGCCCGCATTCTCGGCCTTGCCTCCGCCGGCGTGCCGCCGCGGATCATGGGCATCGGCCCGATCCCGGCGGTGAAGAAGCTGGTCGAGCGGCTCGGCATCAAGGTCTCGGATTTCGACGTGATCGAATTGAACGAGGCCTTCGCCAGCCAGGGCATCGCGGTGCTGCGCGGCATCGGCGTGCCCGAGGACGCCGACCATGTGAACCCGAATGGCGGCGCCATCGCGCTCGGCCATCCGCTCGGCATGTCGGGGGCCAGGATCGCGGCGACCGCCGTGCACCAGCTGGAAAAGACCGGTGGACGCTACGGCCTCGCCACCATGTGCGTGGGTGTCGGCCAGGGCGTGGCGCTGGCGGTCGAGCGGGTCAGCTGA
- a CDS encoding CoA-transferase subunit beta: MTDYTPTEIMTIGAARLLGNDDVCFVGIGAPSAACNLARLTHAPKITLIYESGTLSTRPTVLPLSIGDGELCDTALTTVPVPEMFRYWLQGGRITVGFLGGAQIDRFANLNTTVVGPYDNPRVRLPGGGGAPEIAIHCGQIFIIMAMGQRAFMDKLPFITSLGHGTGKGSREALGVKTKGPTQLITDLCIFEPDAATSELTVTTIHPGVTREQIQANCGWPVKYAENVRETPAPTETELNVLRDLHARTKAAHAA, translated from the coding sequence ATGACCGATTACACCCCCACCGAAATCATGACGATCGGCGCGGCGCGCCTGCTCGGCAATGACGATGTCTGCTTCGTCGGCATCGGCGCGCCGTCGGCCGCCTGCAATCTCGCCCGCCTGACCCATGCCCCGAAGATCACGCTGATCTACGAATCCGGAACCCTGTCGACCCGGCCGACCGTGCTGCCCTTGTCGATCGGCGACGGCGAATTGTGCGATACCGCGCTGACCACCGTACCGGTGCCGGAAATGTTCCGTTACTGGCTGCAGGGCGGCCGGATCACCGTCGGTTTCCTCGGCGGCGCCCAGATCGACCGCTTCGCCAATCTGAACACCACGGTGGTCGGTCCCTACGACAATCCCAGGGTTCGCCTGCCCGGCGGCGGCGGCGCGCCGGAAATCGCCATCCATTGCGGCCAGATCTTCATCATCATGGCGATGGGCCAGCGCGCCTTCATGGACAAGCTGCCGTTCATTACCTCGCTCGGCCACGGCACCGGCAAGGGCTCGCGCGAGGCCCTGGGGGTCAAGACCAAGGGTCCGACCCAGCTGATCACCGATCTCTGCATCTTCGAGCCGGACGCGGCGACCAGCGAATTGACCGTCACCACGATCCATCCGGGCGTGACGCGCGAGCAGATCCAGGCCAATTGCGGCTGGCCGGTGAAATATGCTGAAAACGTCCGCGAGACGCCTGCGCCGACCGAGACCGAGCTCAACGTTCTGCGCGACCTGCACGCCCGCACCAAGGCAGCGCACGCGGCCTGA
- a CDS encoding CoA transferase subunit A, which translates to MATFMSLSDAIAANVRDGDTIAMEGFTHLIPYAAGHEVIRQKRQDLTLIRMTPDILYDQLIGMGQVKKLVFSWAGNPGVGSLHRMREAVESGWPRKLEIEEHSHAAMANAFEAGAANLPFAVFRGYKGVDLPKVNPRIKSVTCPYTGEVLATVPAVRPDVSIIHALRADREGNVLLEGIVGVQKEAVLAAKRSVITVEEIVDDFGPRNANAVILPSWTVGAVVKVPGGAHPSYAQGYYKRDNAFYIAWDAIARDRATFLKWMEENVMSKGPEAFAAHARRFAVAAA; encoded by the coding sequence ATGGCGACATTCATGTCCCTGTCCGACGCCATCGCCGCCAATGTTCGCGACGGCGACACCATCGCCATGGAAGGCTTCACCCATCTCATCCCCTATGCGGCCGGCCACGAGGTGATCCGGCAGAAGCGCCAGGATCTGACCCTGATCCGGATGACCCCGGACATTCTCTACGATCAGCTGATCGGCATGGGCCAGGTGAAGAAGCTGGTGTTCTCCTGGGCCGGCAATCCGGGCGTCGGTTCGCTGCACCGGATGCGCGAGGCGGTCGAGAGCGGCTGGCCACGCAAGCTCGAGATCGAGGAACATTCCCACGCCGCCATGGCCAATGCCTTCGAGGCGGGGGCTGCCAACCTGCCCTTCGCGGTGTTCCGCGGCTACAAGGGCGTCGACCTGCCCAAGGTCAATCCGCGGATCAAATCGGTGACCTGTCCCTATACCGGCGAGGTGCTGGCGACCGTGCCGGCGGTGCGCCCCGATGTCTCGATCATTCACGCGCTGCGGGCCGACCGCGAAGGCAATGTGCTGCTCGAAGGCATTGTCGGCGTGCAGAAGGAGGCGGTGCTGGCGGCCAAGCGCTCGGTGATCACGGTCGAGGAGATCGTCGACGATTTCGGCCCGCGCAACGCCAATGCGGTGATCCTGCCGTCCTGGACGGTCGGCGCGGTGGTCAAGGTGCCGGGCGGCGCGCACCCGTCTTATGCCCAGGGCTATTACAAACGCGACAATGCCTTCTACATCGCCTGGGACGCGATCGCCCGCGACCGCGCGACCTTCCTGAAATGGATGGAGGAGAACGTCATGTCCAAGGGGCCGGAGGCTTTCGCCGCCCACGCCCGGCGCTTCGCCGTCGCGGCCGCGTGA